The following proteins come from a genomic window of Sesamum indicum cultivar Zhongzhi No. 13 linkage group LG10, S_indicum_v1.0, whole genome shotgun sequence:
- the LOC105171697 gene encoding 1-aminocyclopropane-1-carboxylate oxidase homolog 1: MAGAIDVSAGDQQYDRMEMLKAFDQTEAGVKGLIDSGLTKIPKIFVRPSEDLAQELTYENIQVQVPVIDLSGILDANGRKKMVEQVRIASESWGFFQVVNHGIPPTVLDGMIDGIRKFNEMDVEEKRRYYSRDPTRRVSYSSNFDLFASKTANWRDTLAISYSDLINSEELPTSCRNSTVEYSDHVKILGKTLFELLSEALGLSPDHLNNMECSKGHRFSCHYYPACPEPQLTLGATKHSDPGFLTVLLQSQISGLQVLYQDQWVNIEPIPGGLVVNIGDLLQLVSNGRFISNKHRVTANSIGPRISVACFFSGPFGEVKTYGPIKELISEEDAAKYRDLLLTEYLGKFLKTGLDDENWGIDYYKV; encoded by the exons ATGGCTGGAGCAATCGATGTTTCAGCAGGTGATCAACAATACGACAGAATGGAAATGCTCAAGGCTTTTGATCAAACAGAAGCCGGTGTTAAAGGCCTGATAGATTCAGGACTGACCAAAATTCCCAAGATTTTCGTGAGACCATCTGAAGATCTGGCTCAAGAGTTAACTTACGAGAACATACAAGTTCAAGTTCCTGTGATTGATCTCAGCGGCATCCTGGACGCTAACGGGCGGAAAAAGATGGTTGAACAAGTGAGAATCGCCTCAGAAAGCTGGGGGTTTTTCCAGGTGGTGAATCATGGGATTCCTCCAACTGTTCTTGATGGAATGATTGATGGGATAAGGAAGTTCAACGAGATGGATGTTGAGGAGAAAAGGAGGTATTATTCACGGGATCCCACAAGAAGGGTAAGCTATAGCAGCAATTTTGATTTGTTCGCTTCAAAAACTGCTAACTGGAGGGATACTTTGGCCATTTCATATTCAGACCTAATTAATAGCGAAGAATTGCCAACTTCTTGCAG AAACAGCACAGTGGAATACTCAGACCATGTCAAAATTCTGGGGAAAACTTTGTTCGAGCTACTCTCTGAGGCTCTTGGACTCAGCCCTGATCACCTAAACAACATGGAATGCTCAAAGGGGCATCGATTCAGCTGCCACTATTATCCAGCCTGCCCTGAGCCACAACTGACCCTGGGAGCCACCAAGCACTCTGATCCTGGATTCCTCACTGTTCTTCTACAAAGCCAAATCAGTGGCCTCCAGGTATTGTATCAAGATCAATGGGTTAACATCGAACCCATTCCAGGAGGTTTAGTTGTAAACATCGGGGATCTTCTCCAG TTGGTGTCAAATGGGAGGTTCATCAGCAACAAGCATAGAGTGACAGCTAACTCCATTGGACCACGGATTTCTGTGGCCTGCTTTTTCTCTGGACCTTTCGGCGAGGTTAAGACCTATGGCCCGATTAAAGAGCTGATATCAGAAGAGGATGCAGCCAAATACAGAGATCTTCTCTTGACTGAGTATCTGGGGAAGTTTCTAAAGACTGGACTTGATGATGAGAATTGGGGTATTGATTACTACAAGGTTTGA
- the LOC105171698 gene encoding 1-aminocyclopropane-1-carboxylate oxidase homolog 1-like → MAGAVDGDQQYDRMKMLKAFDQTEAGVKGLIDSGLTKIPKIFVRPSEELAQDQLTYTNIQVQVPVIDLSGILGANGRKKIVDQVRIASETWGFFQVVNHGIPPTVLDGMIDGIRKFNEMDVEEKRRYYTRDNTKRVRYSSNYDLFTSKTANWRDTINFSFPDQIDSEELPASCRDSTMEYSNHVKILGKTLLELLSEALELSPDHLYNMECSKGHRITCHYYPACPEPQLTLGITKHSDLGFLTILLQNQISGLQVLYQNQWVNIEPIPGGLVVNIGDLLQLVSNGRFISNKHRVIANSIGPRISVACFFNGPGGKDKTYGPIKELISEENPAKYRDVPLIEYLMGFLKTGLDDENRRIDFYKL, encoded by the exons ATGGCTGGAGCAGTCGATGGTGACCAACAATATGACAGAATGAAAATGCTCAAAGCTTTTGATCAAACAGAAGCTGGTGTTAAAGGCCTGATAGATTCAGGACTCACCAAAATTCCTAAGATTTTCGTGAGACCATCTGAAGAACTGGCTCAAGATCAGTTAACTTACACGAACATTCAAGTTCAAGTTCCTGTGATTGATCTCAGCGGCATCCTGGGCGCTAACGGGCGGAAAAAGATCGTTGACCAAGTGAGAATCGCCTCAGAAACCTGGGGTTTTTTCCAGGTGGTGAATCATGGGATTCCTCCAACTGTTCTTGATGGAATGATTGATGGGATAAGGAAGTTCAATGAGATGGATGTTGAGGAGAAAAGGAGATATTATACACGGGATAACACAAAAAGGGTAAGATATAGCAGCAATTATGATTTGTTCACTTCAAAGACCGCTAACTGGAGGGATACCATCAACTTTTCATTTCCAGACCAAATTGATAGTGAAGAATTGCCAGCTTCTTGTAG GGATAGCACAATGGAATACTCAAACCATGTAAAAATTCTGGGAAAAACACTGCTCGAGCTACTCTCTGAGGCTCTTGAACTCAGTCCTGATCACCTATACAACATGGAATGCTCCAAGGGGCATCGAATCACCTGCCACTATTATCCAGCCTGCCCTGAGCCACAACTAACCCTGGGAATCACCAAGCACTCTGATCTTGGATTCCTCACTATTCTTCTACAAAATCAAATCAGTGGCCTCCAGGTTTTGTATCAAAATCAATGGGTTAACATCGAACCCATTCCAGGAGGTTTAGTTGTAAACATCGGGGATCTTCTCCAG TTGGTGTCAAATGGGAGGTTCATCAGCAACAAACATAGAGTAATAGCTAACTCTATTGGACCACGGATTTCTGTGGCCTGCTTTTTCAATGGACCTGGCGGCAAGGATAAGACCTATGGCCCGATTAAAGAGCTGATATCAGAAGAGAATCCAGCCAAATACAGAGATGTCCCCTTGATTGAGTATCTGATGGGGTTCCTGAAGACTGGACTTGATGACGAGAATCGGCGTATTGATTTCTACAAGTTGTGA
- the LOC105171699 gene encoding 1-aminocyclopropane-1-carboxylate oxidase homolog 1-like: MVSIPNTKTYCEFPYLSSLQFISTRIHNIEFQDQEFLVELPLCIHSNLRVLPHLHLMAGGIDASAAGDQQYDRMEMLKAFDQTEAGVKGLIDSGLTKIPKIFVRPSEDLAQDQLTYKNIQVQVPVIDLSGILDADRRKQIVEQVRMASETWGFFQVVNHGIPPTVLDGMIDGIMKFNEMDVEEKRRYYSRDLTRRVRFISNFDLFASKTANWRDTMNISFPNQIDSEKLPASCRDNTVEYINHVKILGKTLLELLAEALGLCPDHLNNMECSKGHQVSCHYYPACPEPELTLGATKHSDPGFLTILLQNQISGLQVLYQDQWVNVEPTPGGLVVNIGDLLQLVSNGRFISNKHRVIANSTGPRISVAYFFSGPISEVKTYGPIKELISEENPAKYRDLLLTEYMGRFMKTGLDDENWGIDYYKL; encoded by the exons ATGGTATCTATCCCGAATACAAAAACATATTGTGAATTTCCCTATCTATCTTCTCTTCAGTTTATTAGTACAAGAATACACAATATCGAGTTTCAAGATCAAGAGTTTCTTGTAGAGCTACCTCTTTGTATTCACAGCAATCTTCGTGTTCTACCACATCTTCATCTGATGGCTGGAGGAATCGATGCCTCAGCAGCAGGTGACCAACAATACGACAGAATGGAAATGCTCAAAGCTTTTGATCAAACAGAAGCCGGTGTTAAAGGTCTGATAGATTCAGGACTAaccaaaattccaaaaattttcGTGAGACCATCTGAAGATCTGGCTCAAGATCAGTTAACTTACAAGAATATTCAAGTTCAAGTTCCTGTGATTGATCTCAGCGGCATCCTGGACGCTGACAGGCGGAAACAGATCGTTGAACAAGTGAGGATGGCCTCGGAAACTTGGGGCTTTTTCCAGGTGGTGAATCATGGGATTCCTCCAACTGTTCTTGATGGAATGATTGATGGGATAATGAAGTTCAACGAAATGGATGTTGAAGAGAAAAGGAGGTATTATTCACGGGATTTAACAAGAAGGGTAAGGTTTATCAGCAATTTTGATTTGTTCGCTTCAAAGACAGCTAACTGGAGGGATACCATGAACATTTCATTTCCAAACCAAATTGATAGCGAAAAATTGCCAGCTTCTTGCAG GGACAACACAGTGGAATACATAAACCAcgtgaaaattctaggaaaaACTCTGCTTGAGCTACTCGCGGAGGCTCTTGGACTCTGCCCTGATCACCTAAACAACATGGAATGCTCAAAGGGGCACCAAGTCAGTTGCCACTATTATCCAGCCTGCCCTGAGCCAGAACTGACTCTAGGAGCCACCAAGCACTCTGATCCTGGATTCCTCACTATTCTTCTACAAAACCAAATCAGTGGCCTCCAGGTTTTATATCAAGATCAATGGGTAAACGTTGAACCCACTCCAGGAGGGTTAGTTGTAAACATCGGGGATCTTCTCCAG TTGGTGTCAAATGGGAGGTTCATCAGTAATAAGCATAGAGTGATAGCTAACTCCACCGGACCACGAATTTCTGTGGCCTACTTTTTCTCTGGACCTATCAGCGAGGTTAAGACTTATGGCCCGATTAAAGAGCTGATATCAGAAGAGAATCCAGCCAAATACAGAGATCTCCTCCTGACTGAGTATATGGGTAGGTTTATGAAGACTGGACTTGATGACGAGAATTGGGGTATTGATTACTACAAGTTGTGA